Proteins encoded by one window of Monoglobus pectinilyticus:
- a CDS encoding RHS repeat-associated core domain-containing protein, with product MYIRGAGGEIVKTKDSASNSRYFSYNAHGDTTNIIEKNAESTSFAVTAAYEYDAFGGLVSGTGGGEADSNGFRYNGQYTDEETGLIYLLNRYYDPSIGGFTQEDPYWNPTNMIYGDQQFEDGEVKIPDYHAIVQSANLYVYCANDPVNGIDPTGLELNYVATFIAEYDAKIYVDNDNRCTWVTMNGTTQPIYWDSENNWYFDSTKLNIGENTYVLMDRTDFLKLFDVDFVAVEKDYNPDVNSADLYNVATILAGFLNTILKLEFPSAGYDNYINQQYKATINGESYVTEVWVKVSGDYSVNSWTNKAWDSGQTRDNLEYKEYYLQQGYYSIY from the coding sequence ATGTATATCCGAGGAGCCGGAGGAGAAATAGTAAAGACAAAAGACAGCGCAAGCAACAGTAGATATTTCTCATATAACGCCCACGGAGACACAACAAACATAATAGAGAAGAACGCAGAAAGCACATCATTTGCAGTAACGGCAGCATATGAATATGACGCATTCGGCGGTTTAGTATCAGGAACAGGCGGAGGAGAAGCAGACAGCAACGGATTCAGATACAACGGACAATATACCGATGAAGAGACTGGATTGATATATTTGCTTAATCGTTACTATGACCCAAGTATAGGTGGATTTACTCAGGAAGACCCATATTGGAATCCAACGAATATGATTTATGGAGACCAACAATTTGAAGATGGAGAAGTAAAGATACCGGATTACCATGCTATAGTTCAAAGTGCTAATTTATATGTGTACTGCGCTAATGACCCTGTGAATGGTATTGATCCTACAGGTCTTGAATTAAATTATGTAGCAACATTTATAGCAGAGTATGATGCAAAAATATATGTTGATAACGATAATAGATGCACCTGGGTAACAATGAATGGTACAACTCAGCCAATATATTGGGACAGTGAAAATAATTGGTATTTTGATAGTACTAAATTAAATATTGGTGAAAATACATATGTTTTAATGGATAGAACTGATTTTCTTAAATTGTTTGATGTAGACTTTGTTGCAGTGGAAAAAGACTATAATCCAGATGTAAATAGTGCTGATTTATATAATGTTGCAACTATATTAGCAGGATTCTTAAATACAATTTTAAAACTTGAATTCCCTTCAGCTGGTTATGATAATTATATAAACCAGCAGTATAAAGCAACAATTAATGGTGAAAGTTATGTTACCGAGGTATGGGTTAAGGTAAGTGGTGATTATTCTGTTAACAGCTGGACAAATAAGGCGTGGGATTCAGGACAAACGAGAGATAACTTAGAATATAAAGAGTATTATTTACAGCAGGGATATTATTCTATTTATTAG
- a CDS encoding helix-turn-helix domain-containing protein, with product MMNILKMCFGKTLYFRRIELKLNQEKMAERCCLSPRQYIDLENGKRLPSFKSLINIIINGGIDLNLFIEEIIKVGYVPEDSVGK from the coding sequence ATGATGAACATATTAAAAATGTGCTTTGGAAAAACATTATACTTTAGAAGAATTGAACTAAAATTAAATCAAGAGAAAATGGCAGAGAGATGTTGTCTGTCACCACGTCAATACATAGACTTAGAAAATGGAAAAAGACTACCATCATTTAAGAGTTTAATTAATATAATTATAAATGGCGGCATAGACTTAAATTTGTTTATTGAAGAAATTATCAAAGTTGGATACGTGCCTGAGGATTCAGTCGGTAAATAG
- a CDS encoding RHS repeat-associated core domain-containing protein: MEKNAESTSFAVTAAYEYDAFGGLVTGTGGGEAESNAFRYNGQYTDEETGLIYLRNRYYDLSIGRFTQEDPVQDGMNWYVYCGNDPVNLIDPLGLFDYNTSLYYGMGYSEDVIALQNELAYLGYLNTNDRDGYFGQKTLNAVNAYKNDRGLWNDGAFSGVVGLTTWQSLGLIYRTQGDIDRGVTIFTEATGAQYFDVTKMFNDQLWYSEQMLDEKWQGDKQITFYNKVNHKGDWDIKRQESWDRTFGGSYPGSFNSTVILYGEYSSPEEMGNIMYAYLGRCIGFSETVLYWGGDYAAGGWNGIKNSADTPEDKAAIQKGFNLYNKKKG, encoded by the coding sequence ATAGAAAAGAATGCGGAAAGTACATCATTTGCAGTAACGGCAGCATATGAATACGATGCATTCGGAGGCTTGGTAACAGGAACAGGCGGAGGAGAAGCAGAAAGCAACGCATTCAGATACAACGGACAATATACCGATGAAGAGACTGGATTAATATATCTAAGAAACAGATATTATGACCTAAGTATAGGTAGATTTACTCAGGAAGACCCCGTTCAAGATGGTATGAATTGGTATGTATATTGTGGAAATGATCCTGTTAATTTAATTGATCCATTGGGATTATTTGATTATAATACATCTTTATATTATGGCATGGGATATAGTGAAGATGTAATTGCTTTACAAAATGAGTTGGCATATTTAGGATATTTAAATACCAATGATAGAGATGGATATTTTGGACAAAAAACTTTAAATGCAGTAAATGCATATAAAAATGATAGGGGTTTATGGAATGATGGAGCTTTTAGCGGAGTGGTTGGGTTAACTACATGGCAAAGTTTAGGATTAATATATAGAACACAGGGAGATATAGACAGGGGAGTAACCATTTTTACTGAAGCAACAGGAGCACAATATTTTGATGTTACTAAAATGTTTAATGATCAGTTGTGGTATTCTGAACAAATGCTAGATGAAAAATGGCAAGGAGATAAACAAATTACATTTTATAATAAAGTGAATCATAAAGGAGATTGGGATATAAAACGTCAAGAATCATGGGATCGAACTTTTGGAGGATCATATCCTGGCTCATTTAATTCTACAGTAATATTATATGGAGAATATTCAAGCCCGGAGGAGATGGGCAATATTATGTATGCATATTTAGGAAGATGTATTGGATTTAGTGAAACTGTTTTATATTGGGGTGGAGACTATGCTGCAGGAGGATGGAACGGTATTAAAAACTCTGCTGATACTCCAGAAGATAAAGCTGCTATACAAAAAGGATTTAATTTATATAACAAGAAGAAAGGGTAA
- a CDS encoding aminotransferase-like domain-containing protein — MSIYSFIKKNNGIPLYVQVKQAFINDINTGKLENMQKLPSRRNLAKDLNLSTTTINNAYQALVDEGYVITIDRSGFYVKSNDIQYGEYDDVPWESNTDYTYNFSYNNCEISNLDDTYSKMLTKYIQANDFSSFYMHGNKRGELEFRSAISRFLYNRRNIDCSVSDIFLGAGIQYLLTVVVMILGTDKVYGFENPTDYKMFIWLKNLGLDIRLVDIDLDNGFKCDKLDELGIDVMFVMPENQLPTGHCMSKKQRRELAQWCSGKNSSKYVIEVATDGNLNYTNNTPNPIYSIYKGENVIFIDSFDLTISPNVKTSFMVLPHGLVESVIKKIETYSPLITILEQKIYQDMINSGQLERLIKRNNKTMKDKRNYLISSIQKSKLGPRFKFINYDTGMNLLGIFDSQMNGTELTKLAFNNGVKIFEMTKFLLKPNNIMTKNAFVFGYAGLTIPEIESAVQNLENVWYKLK; from the coding sequence ATGTCTATATATAGTTTTATAAAAAAGAATAATGGTATACCCCTTTATGTGCAAGTTAAACAAGCCTTTATAAATGACATAAATACCGGAAAGCTCGAAAATATGCAAAAACTTCCATCAAGAAGAAACCTTGCAAAAGATTTAAATTTAAGTACCACAACAATTAATAACGCATACCAGGCATTAGTAGATGAAGGTTATGTAATAACAATTGACCGAAGCGGTTTTTATGTAAAGTCTAATGATATACAATACGGTGAATATGATGATGTTCCATGGGAAAGCAACACAGACTATACTTATAATTTTAGTTATAATAATTGTGAAATATCCAACTTAGATGACACATATTCAAAAATGCTCACAAAATATATTCAAGCAAATGATTTTTCCAGCTTTTACATGCATGGAAATAAACGAGGGGAATTAGAATTTAGGTCTGCAATTTCAAGATTTTTATATAATAGGCGGAATATAGATTGCTCCGTAAGTGATATATTTTTAGGTGCGGGTATTCAATATCTTCTTACTGTTGTAGTGATGATACTTGGAACTGATAAAGTTTATGGATTTGAAAATCCTACTGATTATAAAATGTTTATATGGTTAAAAAATCTTGGTTTAGATATAAGACTGGTTGATATAGACTTAGACAACGGATTTAAATGTGACAAACTGGATGAGCTCGGTATTGACGTTATGTTTGTCATGCCGGAAAATCAACTTCCAACCGGACATTGCATGTCTAAAAAGCAGCGCAGAGAACTTGCCCAGTGGTGCAGCGGAAAAAACAGCAGCAAATACGTAATAGAAGTTGCAACTGACGGAAATTTAAATTATACCAATAATACTCCTAATCCAATTTATTCAATATATAAAGGAGAAAATGTAATTTTTATTGATTCATTCGACTTAACTATTTCTCCCAACGTAAAGACTTCGTTTATGGTTCTTCCACACGGTTTGGTAGAATCAGTAATAAAAAAAATTGAAACATATTCGCCTCTCATAACAATTCTTGAACAAAAAATATATCAAGACATGATTAACAGCGGCCAACTGGAACGTTTAATAAAACGTAACAATAAAACTATGAAAGACAAACGCAATTATCTTATTTCTTCTATACAAAAATCTAAACTTGGCCCACGATTTAAGTTTATTAATTATGATACGGGAATGAATTTGCTTGGAATATTTGACAGCCAAATGAATGGAACAGAATTAACAAAACTTGCATTTAATAATGGAGTAAAGATTTTTGAAATGACAAAATTTTTATTAAAACCAAATAATATTATGACCAAAAATGCTTTTGTATTTGGTTACGCCGGATTAACTATTCCTGAAATTGAAAGCGCCGTGCAAAATCTCGAAAATGTTTGGTACAAATTAAAATAA
- a CDS encoding M91 family zinc metallopeptidase translates to MKVQNVYEVHRLEHGYGDLSIGTELVGRIIDNNAYDCKILFNYAMGNNSGTDPENNYAYMWYDDNNVAHSNEGCGAVIQLGYDTPSPWVESGEYMEQEKMPLYIAIGHEMIHALRIMGGNFKDPDYYYDYSNQTAYEEYETSGISYYDSNGNFVDCGQWHISENALRREHRYRGEPGCRRRVRYNL, encoded by the coding sequence TTGAAGGTACAAAATGTATATGAGGTGCATCGTTTAGAGCATGGATATGGTGATTTATCAATAGGCACTGAATTAGTTGGTCGTATAATTGATAATAATGCATATGATTGTAAAATATTATTTAATTATGCTATGGGAAATAATTCAGGAACTGATCCTGAAAATAATTATGCCTATATGTGGTACGATGATAATAATGTTGCACATTCTAATGAAGGTTGTGGAGCCGTGATACAATTAGGATATGATACACCAAGTCCTTGGGTAGAAAGCGGTGAATACATGGAACAGGAGAAGATGCCGTTGTATATAGCGATTGGACATGAAATGATACATGCGTTAAGAATAATGGGGGGAAACTTTAAAGATCCTGATTATTATTATGATTATTCTAATCAAACTGCTTATGAAGAATATGAAACTTCAGGAATATCATATTATGATTCAAATGGTAATTTTGTAGATTGTGGACAATGGCATATATCTGAAAATGCGTTAAGGCGCGAACATCGGTATAGAGGTGAACCGGGGTGTAGACGTAGAGTGAGGTATAATTTATGA
- a CDS encoding helix-turn-helix domain-containing protein has protein sequence MIRVLLSRKLGELRWTQADLARKTGIRPNTINDLYHEMADRVSLEQIDLICEALNCDLSELLVCVPNSVSELNSRNRLGELKKDT, from the coding sequence ATGATTAGAGTTTTATTGTCTAGGAAGTTAGGCGAACTTCGATGGACACAAGCTGACCTTGCACGGAAAACAGGGATAAGACCTAATACTATAAATGACCTTTATCATGAAATGGCAGATCGAGTAAGTTTAGAACAGATTGACTTAATATGTGAAGCTTTAAATTGTGATTTAAGCGAGTTATTGGTTTGTGTTCCTAATTCTGTGTCAGAGTTAAACTCGCGTAATCGTTTAGGTGAGTTAAAAAAAGACACCTAA
- a CDS encoding helix-turn-helix domain-containing protein — MEPVDILKMCFSNILYFKRKELNLSQGKMAEKCCMSLRQFADIESGKRFPSSISLINFIINGEIDINKFISDIQKLGYVPKDRVKKDEK; from the coding sequence ATGGAACCTGTTGACATTTTGAAAATGTGTTTTAGTAATATTCTGTATTTTAAAAGAAAAGAATTAAATCTCAGTCAGGGAAAGATGGCTGAAAAATGCTGTATGTCATTAAGACAATTTGCAGATATTGAAAGCGGGAAGAGGTTTCCATCTTCTATTAGCCTGATTAACTTCATAATAAATGGCGAGATAGATATAAATAAGTTTATTTCTGATATTCAAAAGTTAGGTTATGTGCCCAAAGACAGAGTTAAAAAGGATGAAAAGTAA